The DNA segment AAATACCATAAAGCTTTACTCACTAAAGAGGAGGTTCTCTTTCAAGGTTGCTGATGTGTTTTAAGATGATTTATGGCTGGCACTAATTGCTGTTGTATAATAAATCCTGATTGGAACAGAAAATAGGAGGTCAGACAAATGAATTGCAATTGTTAATGTACAATAAGCATTGGCTTAATGGAAAATACAAGTCCATTAGGCAGTTAAAAACATTGAGACCATTGGCAAGAACTTCCTACAACACCTACGGGCAGCAAGTGCATCTTAAAGATCCCCTGTGGAGTTTCCTTGCAAACAAAAGTAAAGTTTACATTCAGTGTTCCTTGCTTAaaggcattgtgtgtgtgtctgtattggTGGCATAAACGGAATGGCAGGAAGCACACTGCGTGCAAGCTTGTGGAATGTTGTCCTCCTATACGTGTGTTTTAAGTAAGAGCTAAAAACATCGGTCCAGAGAGAACATTTTGAAGGCTTAATTTTTAACTCGAAACTCATTTTATGCATCTGTTTATAGTTATAGATAACATAGTTACCTAAGATGGTTGGTAATTAGAACAGATTATAGAATATTAATTATGTAAGTCccaatttgtattttcttttttttaactgaaattcactttatacatacatacatacatacatacatacatacatacatacatacatacatacatacatacatacatacatacatacatacatacatacatacaggcgcacatacacaaatacatacatacaatatatgTACAACATGTGTATGTATAATGTGTACTTTTCATATCAATACACTTGCCAACTAGCAGCATGACAAAAACGTTTcacatttcaaactaaaatccCCTACTACTAAATACACAGAGGCTCAGGATCACATGCAGTTCATGACATTCAGATCAAGACTATATCTTATGTCTTTTGAAGTTGAAATCTAACCGTCAGAAATAGTTGTATCGCAGCTTCACCCAATGTAAACCTGTGTGATGAGGTTTGACAGCTTTCCTGTCACAACAGCATCAACTGTTCCAACATGAAGGTAGAGGACTATCCCAAAGTGGGGTTGATAAGTTCTTGTACAAAGTTTATTGTCCCTTTCAGGCAAATTGCTTCACAGCCACGTTTGTAGagacacacataaaacacattggTCGACATCAGGTTACAGTTTACACAGTGGTCCGAGACTGTATAACAAAAAGTCATATCACCAGTAAAATCAATATCTCAACAATCTGTGCAAATGAGCAATTTGTGCAACAAACAATCCATAATTATTTGTTATTCACCACCTTCATCCCGGCTGCCATTTACAGCCGGGATGAAGGAAACCTTGTATATCTTGGATCTCACAACAGGCCCCTTGAGACGGCGACCTGAGGTCAACTGTTTAAACTATGACCTGAGGGGGTGATCTAGGCTTTTCATGACTGAAGTAGCCTTCCTaagcatttgtttgttgtatAAGTCTGTGAGCTGGTAGCCAGCTGGTAGCCAGCTGATAGACAGCTTTGTGGCAGCACCTGAAGACAGCTCACTAGTGATCCGAAAAAATGCAGGTCTGACAAATTCAAATAGAAATGAAAGCAGATACTGTCATTTTCAAAAAGCTTCTGTCACCTGTATGAAAGCGGCTGCTATTTACTTTAAGAACAATAATGCCTATTGGAAGAATAGTAGTTCATTGGCAATCCCATTGGTATGTAAAAGGGTAACATAGTCATTTAATTAATTCTGCTCATATGCTGATCATTAGATAAGAATTAGATTTTTATCTTTACCCACTCATTTCCAAAGTTGATCTTTCCCTGGCAGCCTTTAGATTTATAGCTGTTTTTGTAACCTGACTAATTTCTATGATTATGaagtattaataaaatataattgaaatGATTAAACAGTCTCTTTAATGTTATAGGTCATACTGCCTTCTCTGCTGTGACGATTCAAAATGCTTTCTGTGAAAAAGCCCTTTGTCCCTTAACTAGTTCATTCAAAATCTCCATTGGTTCATGTCAAAATGAGAGTCTAATGTTTCTCTTTTGGAATagtgtcatttcttttcttctggcAATCCGTGAGAAGAGAACAAACCAAATGCAATATCATTAAGCTCTGAAGAACTAGCCTGACATGAGTACCAATAAGTCACttgttgcattttgtttgaATTAATACGTATTCCGCATGTGTAGTTTATTATCAATTAACAGTAATAAATCTGAGAaaaaaggaggtggaggaggtctTAGTATATCATCCTTGGAGGTGTATACTACATTGTTGAACACATATCGCACTAACTCTTCTGACGTCTGAGATCAGATGGTAGTAAGGGTGACACTACTCACAGCTGAGTGGGAGGGATACAAACTTCAGGATGTATATAAAGTTCATAGGGGTCAAGCAGAGGGAGGCTGTTGTAGCTTTGAACTCgttgctttgcagctcagtgattTTGTGTTGCATGTTGTCGGTCACACGAAatgacttaaagggatagttcacccaaaaatgaaaattccctcattgtctactcaccactatgccgatggaggggtaggtgaagtgtttgagtccacaaaacaattttggagtttcaggggtaaacagtggtgcagccaaatccaatgcaATTGAACTAAATGtcgaccacttcttcaaacttaaaaaacaacagaaaaggaGTTgtgaaatgcctccatactgctcctgttgtGTCCTCCAAGCATCGTAGTTACTGCAGTTCTCGTGATACTCACGAGTTCTCGtgaactgcagcagtaactagggggaggatcacagcagacatttagtcAAATTTGAATGACAGGGCTTACAGATTATGCCAcaagagcagtatggaggcattttgtgtagattttttttttgtgttgtttctttacatttaaagtgtTAGAAGTGTAAGAAGTCTATTTAcgtcaattgtattggatttggctgcaacactgtttttgtgtgaactatccctttaaaactTTCAGCTCCTTTTGTTTACTTCTCATGACCTGAAACCGCTCACCAAATGCCTGAAGGGGTTTCGCAAACTTATCTGAATATTCAAATGTCATAGCAGATTTTATCAGAACTGGAAAATGCACAATTACCCCTTTCCAGGTGCACTTGCCACAACATGCATTGCTTGCAAAGACAGTAATTCCTTCCTGGAATCAAATCCAGCATTAATCTCACGTACAAAAATGGCTAATTGGGCGATATTTGATACTGTCTGTTGctagagagaaaaacaggattATTCTTGCAGCGTTCCCATTTTTTCTCAGTATCTTGTGACACGATCCACTCGTTAATCCGTTGCACAATAACACTTTTCTATTTTACTTCATCGAGTGTTAGcggctctgcagcagcaacaaggctccttcacaaatatattttttgaacGAGGTCTTACTTTCTAACATACCAGCCTACTCACCACAAAACGTTTCAGTGGAAAGTTGCATGCTGGGAACCCAAACTCggcaaaaaagtgttttatatttacCCAAGATCATTTGTTCTTTCAGCTCGTGCAGCTACATTCATATTACGTACTGAAAGAATTTGCACAAGGCATTGCCTTAATTTAAACCCGCTAACCCAGCAAATGCGTCTGTTGCCGAAAAACTCCTGACAGTTCTTCTTTATGATCTCCGGGACTTGACTCATGTGACAATGGACACATTACTTTCGTCACACTTGACTATACATTTTTCTATCCActtactgtgtatttatttgtgatgaGTAAAACCAGAGCAAAGCAATTTCCCTGCAAGGattaatacaatatttaaatacaattctGAAAATACTAATTTATTATTCGGGACCAACTTGCAACTTCCCTGAACTTATCTCATCGTATCtaggacatgtctgatttcattcatttcattgttaTCGTCCTGGACAAATGTGGTTCAAGACATGCATAGGCTGAGGCGTAACAGATGGATTACAAGATCTCCTCCACATTTGCGTCAGCATGGTAGTTTATTGCTGACACCAAACGTAAAAGCTGCTTCGTGTATATAATGTCATTCTGTAAATGTGGTCAGTGGTTTTGCACGGTCATTTCGACGTTTTTCAACACTTGTGACTTTGAGCTTTTTTTATTCAGCTTTCACCTCTACCACCAATCTTCTGTTCATTCTATATCATGCTTAACCCCTTGTTGTAATGCtggttaaaatgtgtttataattgttgttttttattattatttatttaatgaaaaagatGAGACTAATCGTCAAAATATTGCTTTTTTCGCCCCTTTACCTGCAGATTTGGATACGTGTCTGTGTCTATTTACTGCTGTTCATCACTCTTGGGGTACATTCAAGTAAATTTGACGTCAACCCAGTGACAGATGACATCTCTAAGCTCTCTGTTTTGGTAAGGAGAAGACATTGTATGTCTAGTGTgcaatacatactgtatatttaatctacaaattacaaaatagatgtgcacatttgttttatgaggcactgtctttatatttgttgtatttgcaCAGTCACAAAAGCAGGAAGCATCATTCCTATTTAGCTTGTTTATAACATTTTTCAAGTCAGATGATTGCCTGTCTGGACTGTGTGGCTGTGTTACGCCATTTTCCTCCATATCAGGTCAGGATTATTGCTGCCTCTGCTGAACCAATTCTGGCTCTAGCGGAACATACAACATTATGATTCATGCTCTTTTCAAAAGCCTGGCGGCACCTGCTTTATTGCCAATGTTAATATGTGCAAAGGTCTAAAAGTTAGGGAGCTCAAAACAACATcagcaaacagagaaaactaGAAATTAAACCTGGATGATATTTCAATGATGATGGACGTGAtgtaatacttttttttttcttctttttcagagACAAAATATTCCTAAAGATTACAAAATTCCTGTACATTTTGTTCCTAAAGAAGAGGTGAGATGCCAGACCATCATATTATCCTTTTTATGACTGCTGCTTTTCTCAAACTTTGATCATCTTTGATCATCTttgatcatcatcatttcagtaGTCTTTGTGACTTGGTGGATATGCACTATTGAATGTTCACGTTGACATTTTGGTACTCTGATAATTTTCAGTTAGTGCACTACGTATTAATTATCTATCAGTTCATGTCATTGCTCACCTTTTTCCTTGTCTCTGCTCTTTGTCTTCTAGGGTGGGATGTGTTGGGTAAAATTAAACATCTTCTACTTGGAGGAGAGTTTAATAGATTTATCGCATAAGTTTGGAAACATTTCATCCAACAGAAAAGATATTAGCATATTCATCCAAATGCTCCAAGAACTGCGGCTCAACATGGGGTCTCTGGTAAGTTGTGGTAGACCcacaaaatgtgttgtaaatATACTGACTTTGGCCTAATGAAGCTAATGAACTAGTGTGAGTGACAAACACTAATGTTAACCAAGCCTGTATTACATTGCACACATGGTTAACTTGCAGGCCTTTATCGCAAGATGAGTGACATGTATCTAACCAGCTAATCACAAATTTGCACATTATcagtcaagaaaaaaaaaaaagcttttaactATCCCTTGAAATGAATTGCCTGAAATCTTCaaattgtgtttatgtttttgtagGAGCCGATCATGTACGATTTTGAGTGCCACTACAGGGAAGAGAGGTGGCAGACAGCGCGATACTTTGACTTTGTCAAAGACTTCCTTATAGCTGCACAGAATAGAGAAGATTCAGATGACTGTAATCCTCCTCCCTGTCCCACCACACCTTACACAGTAACTACAGAAGACTATTTAGAAGGTAATTTCATTATAAGTgatatttattctttatatgTTGCCTGTTTGTTGTGCCGTTTACCAGGGTTAATGTTTTGACTTTGAATGCAGCTTTGGACACTATCAGCACTCTAATAGCGTTGGTCAAGACTCAACTCCAACATTTCAATTTGCATCTGCAGGGTGGCGATAAGTAGAATTAAGCCCCGTGTTGTGACAGAATCACTGTATTTTTCACACAACTAATAATCTCACTGCCTAGAGCATTAACAACCCACACAGACTACACGTTAGCAATGTTACTGGAGGTCAGGGAAGCTGGTTACATTACTCACATGCAACAGTGTGTTTAGTGATAAAATCAGCGAGTCGGTGAGTCTCAGATTAACAGCTCAGATCAGTTTGGAATGAAGCCTTCCCACTATTCTGTGATAAGATCACCTGAACTGCTGCCAACCAGACATGTGTGATTTTTATGGGTCTTTTAACCGTCGATCAGCCTCAGAACATTTGCACCACTACTTTTTCACCCTGATTCCAGCATGTGCTCAAATTTAAAAGTAGTTACCATAAAAGATGTTCACATGAAGGCCTTCAGAACATTGTTTCTGGTGAGATACACAACTGTTGTGATGTCCGAGATTCGTAATGATCACCACAATCAAATGACTTCCAATCATGCCAGCCTGCATAGCTTGAGGTCAATAGTGGTAAGTgagaaaaatctgtctttttatgAATTGGGTTGACTGACTCTTTAGGTATTTTAAGTGCTTtatttcagaaaacatttgaaaacaccACCACCCTCTTTGGGCTATTGTGCGCGGCCCGGGGTCTATTTAGGACAGATCTCTTGTGACCGTTTGGAGAAGCTTTTAAGCCGGGAACCATTATTTCTTCACAAGAACTTTACAAGATAAAATAACTCAAAACCGTCTCGGTGCTTAGACGGCCCATGGAGACATGGCTGAGTCACAGGACTGAGGGAAGATGTCCCCAGGCAGCCCATGTGAAAGGAAGAAAAGGGCCGAAACCTGACTGTATACGTGTTGATTACAGAGCAATCTTCCAATCTTCCCAAGCGCTTGGCTTTTCTTTGCCAGAGTGGTCGGATCGGATCAGAtcttttgtatgtgtgtgagtatgtgtgtgtgagtggtgggGTAGTGAAAAAGGTGGTGAGGTGACCTCAGGTGACAAGGTTTTCATCATCAGGCGTCAACACTCCACCCTTTttcaccctcttcttcttctccagtaaaaccaaactcaccaatctttttttttttgctgtcttATCTTTTTTCAGCAGAATCGCCCACGTCCAGCAGCAAAGGCTCAGACTGTACGACAGGCTGCAATCCACGTGAGTTCACAGTTCTCGTAATTACTGAGAAAACAAGTGTCAGGTCTGGTGTGTCAAAGCCGGAGGTTTTGATGGCTGCACTGATTTGCAGACATCAAAGCCGGAGGTTTTGATGGCTGCACTGATTTGCAACCATCAAAGCCTGCACTGATTTGCAGCCATCAAAAGTAGAGCAAGTCAGCCCATTCCATGGAGCTGCTGTCACTTGATTAATTACACACTGCGAGACAAattcatcatcacatctcataTAGCCTGCTGCAGGAAGGCTTTTGTCCACCTGCACCAGAGGCCAATGGCAACCGCTACATTTTCAATAGTTTatctgcttctgtttctttgGTCGAATGTCCCATTCATGTTGGTCCAACTGACAGAAAATAAGTTTTTTAACTataagaatacacacacacataatacagTGACACAGGTTTGGTCTATGAACAGAGAAAGTACACTAAGTGAGTGTAAGTGAGTTTCCTATTTCCTATTGGCTCACACAATGGCTTTGGTTCTAATCAatagacagaaaataaagatggacgacatggcagctcccaaAAATATAGCCATAATAGCTTGCCCCTGGTGcctggctgcaatataggttATAATCGCCCCTCTCAAGTGCAACAGAGAACAAAAACTGTATAGATGAGGGGTGAGAACCCGAACAAGCACGAGGCAAATAGCGCTGCAGGAAAACACTAACTTTGAAGATTGTTGTGCTATAATGAGAAGTGTAATTTTTtctggttcattatgaaactgtagcaggacaaattagaaaatTGCGGGCCACCACAATCTAGATAATTAATTGGATACAGGAAAGACACAACAGAAGTCATATTTCTTATAAATTATTGTTCATATGGCACTTCAATTCAACAAGTAAATATTACaattaataaatagaaaacacaatcTGATGCGAACCATGACTTCTGTGATTCTTTGAACccctgaaaaatatattttagtttttttttaaatattttttgtttagttACTAAAACTCCACTCAGAAAAGTGTTTTGCTCTGTGGATGCATGGAGCTGTCCTTTGCAGAATGATGTTCTGTATGTGCAGAGTTTGACACTAAATTCCACATTGGGGAAAGATTAACTCGAAAAAccacatcaaacacaaaattATTATTCAAAACAGAGCGTTTTTTTATATGTCTGAAAACTTGTCTGGATGGGATGTTTAAGGCAAATCTGGAATGCCTTGTATTAAAAGTCAGTGGTTTACTTGAGGGCGGCGTTTTAGTGTTTCTTTGCCACTTCTGAGTGATTTAATTGATTGTGCAACATTAGAAAGCAGGATGTTGATGATAATCagtgataaaataaacaactaGCTGGTATTTGCAGCTGTTTTGCAAATGTTCTTTTAGGCCCACTATCAGCAGACGAAACCTGTTTGATCGCACTAACTAACagtgaatacattttcaaatatagaaataaaaagttagctaaataatgaaatcaattTCAATGTTAAAAGCAACGCGAGTCATGTTTGGGTAAAATCCTTCGTCAACcacaaataacaaatttaaCATAACACATTCTCTTTCTGAAAAtcatatgatttttttctttgtttagttGAAATTCAAGGAGAGAGATTGCTGCCCGCGGTGGTGGAGCGAAGCCTTCTCTCCCTACTCTTCATCCCACTCTTAGGCCTTGTATTCCTGATCGTGTGGAAGGtgagctgacctttgacccatgGCACTAACCTGTGTAACTGCCCGAGGTGCTCCAGAGATAAAGTTGTGATGTAATGTTTGTTACTGTAAGGAGATTACTCTCGGATCCATGGAATTTATGACGGCCAGAGATACTTTGTGGATCTGAGTCGTAGTGATTGCGAGTGGGGCTGAGTACTTGGACACTGACAGTACTTTCCTTCCCCTGAAAAACAGGTCAGATCCCGGAGGAACGAGCAGGCTCCTCAACAGAACCCCGGAGCAGGGGCAATCTTCACAGGATCAGAATGGACTGCATCTCCACTGGATGAAACATCCGAAAAGTGAGTTGCTTTATTCCCTTTCACATGTATCTTTACAGCCAGAGCAACATTTCAACAGGAAACTATTCCCCTTCCTTTCACTCACTGCCTGCTCACACAGGGCGAGGCTTGGATTGTTTTCAGCGGTCATCAGTTTGGGCTTGAGGCTTAATTAAATCTTAGCTTAGCCTGCGTCACATAGCAGGAGATGAAGGTTTTGAAATGAGTGGTCATTTAGTCGGCTAACAACAAGATTTTTCCATGTGTTGTAACACGCTGCTCCCACAGACGAACGACAGAGTTGATTTATTTACAAGAAGACACGCTCCTGCTGAAACAGCACTGAATCATTTTGTCTCTGCCTTTAACTTTTACTTCCCATGTGTGAAGCCAATtcaaaaacaaagcaatgaTGGATTATTATATAGCAGGATTATTGACCATTCACTCATCAGTCTGTCTTCACTGATTAGGAAAGATCTCATCTGACTTCTGGATGGTGTGTTTGTACAGGAACACAATCACCAGAAACTAAAATCATTTCATGCGTAGCCACCACCTGACTGGGCATTGAACACTTGACTCTTGTCATGTGAAAGCTCTTTCAGCCTCCCTAAAAGAGCCATTTCTGTCTTCTTCAGACGACTtgttactgctgctgttgtcgtCGTCTCAGGATAGTGGCTAatacttttctttctgctcaaTTACAGAAACAAGTTGAACGTCATTGAAATTGTGTAATGCTTTTCCCCTCGATGTTCTTCAGCATAATTGGTGAGCTTTTCACACAAAAATCAAGACAATTGTTTGAATCCTACCTGTCACGGTGCTCTAAACCCTCTGTCCCTGCTCTTTCTCTTCCACAGGGCTCTACTCTTTTCTCCTGTTGGTGTCCAGGggtgatgaaaaacaaactcaaggCTTAATTCCATAGTGAGACCTCAGGAGTGAAAGGCCTGTTTTGGACTGCTCTCCAGATTGACAATGGCAGATTCACGATTGCCATGACCAAGATTTGTCTGGTTAAATCGTGCCTGCTACCATATGGATAAGCTTGCCTTTCTTTGTAAGACTGCATTAACCAACCGCATGCTTTTGAAAAAAGTCTGTGAGATTTTGTCAGAGAGAAACCCCTGTATCACGCCTCCACTGGATTCTCTGGCTCCTGCAAATCGTCCATCAGACCCTGCTGCATCATGAATTATTTTAGGGAAACGCAACGGATGACTATTGAGATCAATAATGACAATCAGT comes from the Hippoglossus hippoglossus isolate fHipHip1 chromosome 6, fHipHip1.pri, whole genome shotgun sequence genome and includes:
- the kitlga gene encoding kit ligand a isoform X2 — protein: MKKSKIWIRVCVYLLLFITLGVHSSKFDVNPVTDDISKLSVLRQNIPKDYKIPVHFVPKEEGGMCWVKLNIFYLEESLIDLSHKFGNISSNRKDISIFIQMLQELRLNMGSLEPIMYDFECHYREERWQTARYFDFVKDFLIAAQNREDSDDCNPPPCPTTPYTVTTEDYLEESPTSSSKGSDCTTGCNPRERLLPAVVERSLLSLLFIPLLGLVFLIVWKVRSRRNEQAPQQNPGAGAIFTGSEWTASPLDETSEKNKLNVIEIV
- the kitlga gene encoding kit ligand a isoform X1, yielding MKKSKIWIRVCVYLLLFITLGVHSSKFDVNPVTDDISKLSVLRQNIPKDYKIPVHFVPKEEGGMCWVKLNIFYLEESLIDLSHKFGNISSNRKDISIFIQMLQELRLNMGSLEPIMYDFECHYREERWQTARYFDFVKDFLIAAQNREDSDDCNPPPCPTTPYTVTTEDYLEAESPTSSSKGSDCTTGCNPRERLLPAVVERSLLSLLFIPLLGLVFLIVWKVRSRRNEQAPQQNPGAGAIFTGSEWTASPLDETSEKNKLNVIEIV